Proteins found in one Aspergillus chevalieri M1 DNA, chromosome 2, nearly complete sequence genomic segment:
- a CDS encoding putative dynactin Arp1 p62 subunit RO2 (COG:N;~EggNog:ENOG410PH51;~InterPro:IPR008603;~PFAM:PF05502;~go_component: GO:0005869 - dynactin complex [Evidence IEA]) — protein sequence MSRPFPYTYISCPCADTPVPDPARKRRSRESPQKANPDAPGTDEKGTIMEDEEEEQTFDPRCPRSNFSLYPPEQLLYCEDCHQIKCPRCITEEIVCWYCPNCLFETPSSMVRSESNRCARNCFNCPICTAPLAVSTLENVTGNGTQQGPWVLSCGYCMWTTLDIGIKFDKPTNIRTQLSKLTDSTSRGRQMSKSLGDLKSPLSTYASIDEHLSAAGDNGGPDQSADARFAALKGFYRNQIAETSTSPADPLGTDFAGGFSSPGALNRIMSLYTSSSRLSSLYNKKPKSKPPVMREALTASEGLKVPAPNAEDAVVRRMASDECGWDGVASIEQRSFQSPDARFVDDLLPLPVLLRTKRSKRCKSCKHILVKPEFKPQSTRFRIRLIALSYIPLATLRPLTISPPQAGYPTTAPTVPNLDCLPPLKPVQLLLTLKNHMFDPVRVTLATPSVTPGRVGTKVTILCPQLDIGANSDVWDEALQGSAPGEQRSSRSGAMGIGYEKVAEAGKVWDKGRNWTTVAIEVVPGTLPGGGRRRASRANDDFNDGDDDDDDDSLDGKNFDWSGQSKDPNEQLQPDEDVLEIPIFVRMEWDSENQMEQSVSKSSDTVKRELAYWMVLGVGRISPELEG from the exons ATGTCTCGACCATTCCCCTACACCTATATCTCCTGCCCCTGCGCCGATACTCCGGTCCCCGATCCGGCCAGGAAACGAAGATCAAGAGAGTCTCCCCAGAAAGCGAACCCCGATGCTCCAGGGACAGACGAAAAGGGAACAATAatggaggatgaagaagaggaacagACGTTTGACCCGCGATGTCCGCGTTCCAACTTCTCACTCTACCCTCCGGAACAGCTCCTTTACTGTGAAGATTGCCATCAGATCAAATGCCCGCGATGTATAACGGAGGAGATTGTGTGTTGGTATTGTCCGAATTGTCTGTTCGAGACGCCGAGTAGTATGGTGCGGAGTGAGAGTAACCG ATGCGCGAGAAATTGCTTCAATTGCCCTATCTGTACTGCACCGTTGGCAGTAAGCACACTGGAGAATGTCACAGGAAACGGGACTCAGCAAGGTCCCTGGGTGCTTTCCTGCGGGTATTGCATGTGGACAACTTTGGATATTGGAATCAAGTTCGACAAACCCACGAACATCCGAACACAGCTCTCGAAGTTGACAGACTCGACCTCTCGAGGGAGGCAGATGTCCAAGTCCCTCGGTGACCTCAAGTCGCCTCTATCTACCTACGCTTCCATTGATGAACATCTCTCGGCCGCTGGTGATAACGGAGGCCCTGACCAGTCTGCAGATGCCAGATTCGCGGCCCTGAAGGGCTTTTACAGGAACCAGATCGCGGAAACTAGTACATCGCCTGCTGATCCTCTGGGTACAGATTTTGCAGGTGGGTTCTCGTCACCTGGAGCGCTGAACCGTATCATGTCGCTCTACACATCATCGTCCCGGTTGAGCAGCCTCTACAACAAGAAACCCAAGTCCAAGCCTCCAGTGATGAGAGAGGCACTCACGGCCAGCGAGGGTCTCAAGGTTCCAGCGCCTAATGCAGAAGACGCGGTGGTTCGACGAATGGCTTCTGACGAGTGCGGATGGGATGGTGTCGCTTCTATCGAACAACGTTCCTTCCAGTCCCCCGACGCCCGATTCGTGGACGatcttcttcctttgccTGTGCTGCTTCGGACCAAGCGCTCTAAACGTTGCAAGTCTTGCAAGCACATCCTCGTCAAGCCCGAGTTCAAACCGCAGTCGACCCGTTTCCGTATCCGCCTGATTGCCCTCAGTTACATACCTCTTGCGACTCTACGACCACTCACTATCTCTCCACCCCAAGCAGGATACCCAACAACTGCCCCCACTGTTCCCAATCTCGATTGCCTGCCGCCCTTGAAACCGGTCCAGCTCCTCCTTACCTTGAAAAACCACATGTTCGACCCCGTTCGAGTGACCCTCGCCACACCATCCGTGACACCAGGTCGTGTAGGCACAAAGGTCACAATCCTTTGTCCGCAACTCGACATTGGCGCTAACAGCGATGTCTGGGATGAAGCTCTCCAAGGCTCGGCACCGGGTGAACAACGCTCCTCCCGCTCCGGCGCGATGGGTATCGGCTACGAGAAAGTCGCCGAAGCAGGAAAAGTCTGGGACAAGGGTCGTAACTGGACAACAGTCGCGATAGAAGTCGTTCCAGGAACGCTACCGGGTGGTGGTCGTCGTCGTGCCTCTAGGGCGAATGACGACTTCAACGAtggcgacgacgatgacgatgatgacagcCTCGATGGAAAGAACTTCGACTGGAGCGGCCAATCCAAGGATCCCAATGAACAGCTCCAACCTGATGAAGATGTGCTTGAGATTCCGATATTTGTTAGGATGGAATGGGACTCGGAGAATCAGATGGAGCAGTCTGTTAGTAAGAGTTCTGATACTGTTAAGAGGGAGTTGGCGTATTGGATGGTTTTGGGGGTGGGGAGGATTTCGCCAGAATTGGAGGGTTAA
- a CDS encoding uncharacterized protein (TransMembrane:1 (i21-41o)): MKDSQARLAMVDSLWSHTQRGLIHIGDLGEMVSMLILLYSFDKVHGNGRPRPITVVDLFQALLPKKVHKKLARRCQKDSKFRQVWSGSAFFSHFLGTEKNDRKVMTGTRRAYARNAAIVAPKFFKAVT, translated from the coding sequence ATGAAAGACTCCCAGGCACGGTTGGCGATGGTGGACTCCCTCTGGAGCCATACACAGAGAGGGTTGATCCACATTGGAGACCTAGGAGAAATGGTCAGCATGTTGATTCTCCTCTATTCTTTCGACAAGGTACATGGCAACGGCCGACCACGCCCCATAACCGTGGTGGACCTGTTCCAAGCACTACTTCCCAAGAAGGTACACAAAAAGCTGGCAAGACGGTGCCAGAAGGACTCCAAGTTCCGTCAAGTGTGGAGCGGCTCCGCTTTCTTCTCGCACTTTTTGGGAACGGAGAAGAACGACCGGAAGGTGATGACTGGTACGAGGAGAGCATATGCTCGCAACGCCGCTATCGTAGCACCAAAATTTTTCAAGGCTGTGACCTGA
- the RPS7 gene encoding 40S ribosomal protein eS7 (COG:J;~EggNog:ENOG410PJ7T;~InterPro:IPR000554;~PFAM:PF01251;~go_component: GO:0005840 - ribosome [Evidence IEA];~go_function: GO:0003735 - structural constituent of ribosome [Evidence IEA];~go_process: GO:0006412 - translation [Evidence IEA]) → MAAINKIAHNSPSRQNPSELETAIAGALFDLESNTQDLKATLRPLQFVSAREVEVGHGKKAILIFVPVPLLQGFHKIQQRLTRELEKKFSDRHVLFIAQRRILSRPKRSVNSRTNQTQKRPRSRTLTAVHDSILTDLVYPVEIVGKRIRTKEDGSKTIKVVLDEKERGGVDHRLDAYGEVYRRLTGRAVVFEFPQSGSADY, encoded by the exons ATGGCTGCTATCAACAAGATCGCCCACAACTCGCCATCGAGGCAGAACCCCTCCGAGCTGGAGACTGCGATCGCCGGCGCTCTCTTCGACTTGGAGAGCAACACACAGGACCTGAAGGCTACCCTTCGGCCTTTGCAGTTTGTCTCTGCCCGTGAG GTCGAGGTCGGCCACGGCAAGAAGGCGatcctcatcttcgtccCTGTCCCTCTCCTCCAGGGCTTCCACAAGATCCAGCAGCG CCTGACCCGTGAGCTCGAGAAGAAGTTCTCCGACCGCCACGTCCTCTTCATCGCTCAGCGCCGTATCCTCTCCCGCCCCAAGCGCTCCGTCAACTCGCGCACCAACCAGACCCAGAAGCGTCCCCGTTCCCGCACTCTGACCGCTGTCCACGACTCCATCCTCACCGACCTCGTCTACCCTGTCGAGATCGTCGGCAAGCGCATCCGCACCAAGGAGGACGGCAGCAAGACCATCAAGGTTGTTCTCGACGAGAAGGAGCGCGGTGGTGTTGACCACAGACTCGATGCCTACGGCGAGGTCTACCGCAGACTGACCGGCCGTGCTGTTGTCTTCGAGTTCCCCCAGAGCGGTTCCGCTGACTACTAG
- a CDS encoding Rab family GTPase (COG:U;~EggNog:ENOG410PFKA;~InterPro:IPR005225,IPR001806,IPR027417;~PFAM:PF00009,PF04670,PF00025,PF08477,PF00071, PF01926;~go_function: GO:0003924 - GTPase activity [Evidence IEA];~go_function: GO:0005525 - GTP binding [Evidence IEA]), which yields MSEPTSANTPKPSSSVKLVLLGEAAVGKSSLVLRFVNNDFQENKEPTIGAAFLTQKCSLPTRTIKFEIWDTAGQERFASLAPMYYRNAQAALVVYDVTKPSSLTKAKHWVAELQRQASPGIVIALVGNKLDLTNDGSNEAAGESTSTEGGEDEATNDAGNENQAEEATPGDARKVSTQEANAYAEEESLLFFETSAKTGVNVADVFTAIANAIPESSLKTGRGAGTGQTTLGGGRPAEDTRVNLGERATATPKEGCAC from the exons ATGTCTGAACCCACGAGCGCAAATACCCCGAAGCCTAGCAGTAGCGTCAAGCTGGTGCTTCTTGGAGAAGCGGCTGTCGGGAAG TCATCGCTGGTTCTTCGATTTGTCAACAatgacttccaggagaacaAAGAACCGACCATAGGAG CTGCCTTCCTTACCCAGAAATGTTCCCTCCCCACCCGCACGATCAAGTTCGAAATCTGGGATACCGCCGGTCAAGAGCGATTCGCCTCGCTGGCGCCTATGTACTACCGTAACGCACAAGCGGCGCTTGTTGTCTACGACGTGACTAAGCCTTCATCGCTTACCAAGGCCAAACACTGGGTCGCCGAACTCCAGCGCCAAGCTAGCCCCGGAATCGTCATCGCCCTTGTCGGTAACAAGCTCGACCTTACAAATGACGGCAGCAACGAGGCCGCTGGCGAGTCGACTTCTACCGAAGGTGGTGAGGATGAAGCGACTAACGACGCTGGCAACGAGAACCAGGCCGAGGAGGCTACCCCCGGTGATGCCCGCAAAGTGTCGACTCAGGAGGCCAATGCTTATGCGGAGGAAGAAAGTCTGCTGTTTTTCGAAACCAGTGCTAAGACCGGTGTCAATGTGGCTGATGTTTTCACGGCGATCGCCAATGCGATTCCGGAGAGTAGCCTGAAGACTGGACGGGGTGCTGGTACTGGTCAGACTACCTTGGGTGGCGGACGTCCGGCGGAAGACACGAGAGTGAACCTGGGTGAACGAGCCACTGCGACGCCCAAAGAAGGCTGCGCGTGCTAA